In the genome of Candoia aspera isolate rCanAsp1 chromosome 1, rCanAsp1.hap2, whole genome shotgun sequence, one region contains:
- the LOC134488338 gene encoding uncharacterized protein LOC134488338 isoform X2 translates to MGKEIPDVCGASSPKRKMQALKTGKSCHKGKLVLFWCAVIFLIPCVLFFVFLTLYALLRSSDPVGQLSECKVELQNQTSQMRASIASLGKRVEETGSDLEKARAERERLRAQLAVTNQSLVKTSQDWGSCQEQLKSLGQNVTSQVREAVQREVEKYKIAEEEIKQLKQQLSSLMDTQQKREQQQKVCQATIQRLEKQLTNQAFDGSYGGLLLGPSTVLLPLTFAVLLL, encoded by the exons ATGGGTAAAGAGATCCCCGACGTCTGCGGCGCCTCGTCCCCCAAGCGGAAAATGCAGGCTCTCAAAACGGGCAAATCTTGTCACAAAGGCAAGTTAGTGTTGTTTTGGTGCGCCGTTATCTTCCTCATCCCTTGCGTCTTGTTCTTCGTTTTCCTGACGTTATACGCGCTGCTCCGCTCTTCAGACCCGGTGGGCCAGTTGAGCGAATGCAAGGTGGAGTTGCAGAACCAGACCTCCCAGATGCGAGCTAGCATCGCGTCCCTGGGGAAGCGCGTGGAAGAGACGGGGAGCGACCTGGAGAAGGCGAGGGCCGAAAGAGAGAGGCTACGAGCCCAGCTGGCGGTCACCAACCAGAGCCTCGTCAAGACCAGCCAGGACTGGGGCTCCTGTCAGGAACAGCTG AAAAGCCTGGGACAAAATGTCACATCCCAAGTGAGAGAAGCTGTCCAGCGAGAAGTGGAGAAATATAAAATTGCTGAAG AGGAGATTAAACAACTTAAGCAACAACTCTCCAGCTTAATGGACACCCAACAGAAGAGGGAgcaacaaca AAAGGTGTGCCAAGCCACAATCCAGCGCCTGGAGAAGCAGCTCACAAATCAAGCCTTTGACGGTTCCTATGGAGGTCTTCTCCTTGGTCCCTCCACAGTCCTCCTCCCACTTACCTTTGCTGTACTCCTCCTTTAG